Proteins encoded together in one Scheffersomyces stipitis CBS 6054 chromosome 5, complete sequence window:
- the VMA4 gene encoding vacuolar ATP synthase subunit E (V-ATPase E subunit) (Vacuolar proton pump E subunit) (go_function hydrogen-transporting ATP synthase activity, rotational mechanism; hydrogen-transporting ATPase activity, rotational mechanism~go_component proton-transporting two-sector ATPase complex~go_process ATP synthesis coupled proton transport) — protein sequence MPLSEEQVKSELSKMQAFIEKEAREKAKEIKLKADEEYEIEKASIVRSETAAIDSTYEQKLKKASLAQQITKSTIANKTRLRILSTKEEVLNEIFDEAEKELKKITTDKKQYLPVLVGLIEEGVLALLEEKVSIKVREEDVAVAKEAIVEAAKNFTEKAKFDVEISIDESDYLSKDIAGGVVVVNGTGKIEVNNTLEERLKILSQEGLPAIRLELFGPSASRKFFD from the exons ATGCCATTATCCGAGGAACAA GTGAAATCTGAGCTCTCCAAGATGCAAGCCTTCATTGAGAAGGAAGCTAGAGAAAAAGCTAAAgagatcaagttgaaggcaGACGAAGAGTACGAAATCGAAAAAGCTTCCATTGTCAGATCTGAAACAGCTGCTATTGACTCTACCTATGAACAGAAGCTCAAGAAGGCTTCATTAGCCCAACAGATCACCAAATCTACCATTGCCAACAAGACCAGATTGAGAATCTTGTCAACCAAGGAAGAGGTTTTGAACGAAATTTTTGACGAAGCTgagaaggaattgaagaaaatcacgACTGACAAAAAGCAGTACTTGCCAGTGTTGGTGGGtttgattgaagaaggtgtCTTAGcattgttggaagaaaaggtcTCCATCAAGgttagagaagaagacgtaGCTGTTGCTAAAGAAGCCATCGTAGAAGCTGCTAAGAACTTTACAGAGAAGGCCAAATTCGATGTAGAGATCTCTATCGACGAGTCAGACTACTTGAGCAAGGACATTGCAGGTGGTGTCGTTGTTGTAAATGGAACTGGAAAGATCGAAGTCAACAACaccttggaagaaagattgaagatattgtcACAGGAGGGATTGCCAGCCATCAGATTGGAGTTGTTTGGACCTTCTGCCTCTAGAAAGTTCTTTGATTAG